ATTCTTGTCGCTCCAGTAACGAAGATTTTGTTTGTTAACGTCGCCGTTTAGGTGAAAATGCGCTTCGTCTGTAATCATGATCGCGTTCAGTGGAATTGCATTCGACTCGAGTTTCTGTAACATCGTTTCGCTGAACGCGATTTTCGCGGCATGATCGGCGGGGAGGAGTTGTTGCGTATACAGAATTTTATATGGATGATAATTTAAATCCTCGTGGAGTATTCGTCTTACCGTACGGTCAGACACATACAGATTTTTTGCGTGCATTCGGGCGGAGCGGCTTGGTCTTTTTTGAATTGCTTCTCAGACGCGCGCGATCAAAGGCGAGGTTCTTACACTTTTTGGCAAACCAGGAGGTTTTTTTTTTACACACAGAGCCATTCTCTCGGAAATTTTTGACCCATAGCTTCAATGTTTTTGGCGTGAAAATCTCCTTTTTACCGGTTAAAGAAAAACGTTTTCGAAAGTCGCGAACCGTTAGAATGTAGGAATCGTTATGGCGAAAATACGACTCAACCGCATATGCGCGCTGTTCGACAGACCAGTCAGCCATGGCGATCAACTGTGCTAATGAATAAAATAGGCATCCGTCCTCTTTCAAATGAGCATCGGGTTGTTTCGCTAACTTACCGATAGGTGGCACTgtatcattttaaaatatggTAGGTATCTCTGCCGCACCCTATATTACAGTTATTTTACAGTAGGTATAATAGTACATGTAGTACAATGGATCAATACAGTAGTTAggttacattcatacatatgtaaattatacagaagtaaatacaaattaagaaataagaaaagaaaaatacaattattcatTAATACTACAATGTTAATAGATAAATTCTTAAACTATACTTAAATTCTTAAAGAACACTGTTtcaggaaattaaagataatacGCAGATCACTAATATCGGGACCAAATAGAAAAGAGAGAATGCTAAGAGGAAAGCGGAACCTACGCCTGAGAGGTAGTCTTCGCAGTAGTTTGCGCTCATCCTCGTAATCTGGGCATTGCCAGATGACGTGgtcgagattttcaaattccgctTCACACCTACACTCATTGTTGAAAACAAAATTAACTCTGGCTAATGAGGCGTTTAAATTATAATGGTCGGAACCATTCGGAACTGGGCTCGCGCCCAGTAAACCACGGCTTACCCCAATCTTTGTGAAAATAACGAAAAAAGTTGATACCTTTAAAAAAACTTTGctctttaatataattattaataattcaagcaACGAGTACATTGCTTGAATTTTAAAGCCACAGAGTAAATCAGTAAGTGGAACTTTGTTATCTGGGGAAGGCATTTCACCTGCCGCTTCTTTTGCGAGGGAGTCCGCCCTTTCGTTACCGCTAATTCCGATAtgtgccgaaatccaaataaacgtgacaaaattttgattattacTATTAGAAACAAAGGTGGcatatttagttttaatttcaacaagatgaatatttttattgtaatgaaAAACTGGCTTTTGCAGTGATTTAATTACGCTTAGAAAGTCGGAAGCAATAAGGAAATTTCCCCTAGTATGAGACATGGTCAGATCTAATGTTCGATTCATGGCACAGCATTCTGCTGCGAAGATTGACGTTCTTGAATTTATGCCAATTTTTTGTGAGATATTAAGCTGTGAACAGTAGATTCCAGCACCTACCGATTGGAAGTTCTCTATTTTGCTCCCAAGAATATGAACCATTTGCGCCTTGAGAAGTATTGGGTAAGGCTTCAATAACGATACTTGAAAATACAAGATTTCCTTGAAGCCACGAGCAATTTGAAGCTAAAAACCTAGCTTGATTATGGCCCGCTTTATCCCatctataaaaatgaatatatgtaaataatataatattaataaaagcgaACGACCGTGATTGAACAACAGCTAAATGTTCTTAAAGATCGTAATTATTAATTCTAATACACaaagttttcaattaaaaagtaCAATATGTTTTCATACCTCTGTTGAATTTTTTGACAAACACTTCTAATtgtcatttttatacattttatagctTCATTTGTCAACACACAATAACAACTGTTTTAATATATATTCGACAGCGGCACtgacattaaaatttttctaattcacAATCCATACGTCGAAAATCGATTGTCGCGTAACGTGGAACGCCAGCTTTATGGTCCGTTCTGTACGAAGGTAACGTCGACAGCGTTGTATCGAAGatctatttattattagtttatCTAAATCATGGTTTAGAGCTTCAGCAGTAGTAATTATAACACGAACTGCTTCACGATCACTTATTTTACAATTGTCTAACACTGCTACAGGGTTTTCGATAATGACTTGTATCCTTCCTTTTCGTTTCTTCGCGTTACTTGGGTCAAGTTCATCAAGAAATTCAAGCGCAAACGAAATATCTGCAGCATGGTGTTCAATATGTTCTGTTCCACTGCTTGATGAAGACTGTAGTTCTATCTCTTCTACAATACAGATACATAAACAAGATATAGAGTGCATAGATCAATAAAAACAGTTCATTAAAAATATGTCATACCTTGCACTTTGTTGGTAGTTTTGGTTCTTACCTTCGTTTTTCAGCCAGCAATTCTTTATTTCATGCCCTTGTTTCTCACAGTGTTTATAAAATGCAGTCTTTGGTCTATTGAACAATGTGTTTTTGAATGGTACCTGTTTGACTCCTCTCGAATGTAATGCCTCTTTATGGTCTACGTCTTCTTTTGCATTCCTAGTCTTACGTCTATTAAACTCGGTCAGTAAAACTTCAATTATTTCTGCTGAAGTAAAGCTGCCGTCTGGTAGTCCTGCTAGTGACATGTTTAGATTCTCATATGAATCTGGAAGTCCTGTTAATATAATACATGTTAGATCCTCATCTCGTGGCTCAGAACCAACTTCTCTTAAATTATTAgctaatacttttattttttatatatacgtTGACATGGTATCATCTTTTTTTTTGGACTGATAAAGCTTCTTTTTCAGTTGCATTATCCTCACTCTTGATTTTGGTTGATGAACCTGTTCTAAAGCTAAGTATGCTTTATGAGAAGTTACACAATCCTCTATGTGTACTAGTTGATTTGGCTCAATATTTAGCCCTATTGCTGCAATGGCTTTATCATCGTATGATTTATGCAGTCTTTTCTGTTCTGCCGTAGCTGTATCGTCTAATATAACGTGGTTTAATAAACCTTTTTCGCGCAAATATCACTTTAGTTCTTGAGCCAATACATGAACCTCTCCGGCCTGGGGGATTCCTGCCCGCAGAATACGCAGCAGTGGCAATAACTGTCGTGGAGCATAGCTCAACACACCACTGAGCATTGGATTCCTATGTTCGCATAGTACAGGGGTAACGATATTAGCACCCTGTTTAACATTCCCGATGCACTCTAAGTACATCGCGAGGGGCAATGGAAGCGAAGACACCATGTTATTAATGTCTCGGAGTTCCTCAGCATTATAATATTTCCGAGATGGTAGGTCTTCGTCCGGCTTATCAATGTGCGCTCTCTGCGCAAAAGCCACTTTGGCTTCAGATATTATTAACATCCCCTTCTGGAATATTCGACGATTTTCCATGGAATTCAATGTCTGGAACGGCCGTGTACCGATAGCTTCCATCGTGTCCCATGTTCTGGCAATCAACTCCTGTTGACCCTTGAGACTAATTGGAACCACGGTAGGGTGACGCTCCCTTTGTATCTGAACTGCAGTGACTGCAGTTGTGTCCGTCAACTTAAGACGCGCAAATATACCAGCTGTAATTTCCCGATCGGTTTCCTCGTTCTTCTTGAGGCGGTACGAATCAGTTCGTCGTTGACGCGCACCTTTACCGGTAGGAGCTGACTTCTTGGGCGGCTTGGTCTCAGACACCACTACGTCGGTAGCTTCCTTAGTTTCACTTGCTTTCTGTGAACTCATAATTGAATGATTTTTAAGTTTCGGCTTAATCAGTCGATGATTTAAAAATCGGTTTTATTCTGTTTGTTTCAAATATCTTATTAGACTgtacgcgtggtagttctatgCACGTGatgaattttaggttatgtcatTTACTTACGTTGTCTGGGCCCATAACCGATGTTGGATATAATCAGAATGCCTGAAtacattaataagtatttatttaaaagaataaaacAGGTTTAAGTATCTattaagtaataataatgagaatatatGTAATAACTAATTTAACGGACCGAACGCACGTGATGCGGTACAAGAAGAACATCGAATAAGGTACACGCCAGGTGGCGCTCAAGGCGAGGCGAGCGAACCCCTTTTACACTTCTATTATGGTTTCAAATAGTACTTTTCGAAACTCTTCTTGCTGCAGTAGAACTGCTTGAGCATTAGGCCTGGTCGTCCTTTTTTTCGctgatttaataaaaaaagctTATCTTCTTCGGTTTTAATGAGAGCGTCAGAATGCGCGATGTCGAAAAGGTCATTTAATGAATCGAGAAActctctttcctttttttcctaTACCTCATTCCGGCGTTTTCGAGATTTTTGCAAcaaacgtcaattactatataattttaataacttatcAATGCTGTGGTATGTTATTCTGGTAAAAATCCGTGCTTTATCCCAGAAAACTTCCGCTTTCTTTATTACCGCACTTTGGTGGAGCTCCGCTTAACTTTACGCACATTATGAAACAGAACACGTAAAACTTGTCTGTTGCTTGGAACGTAATAATCCAATTGGAACGAAAATGGTCCTTTTTTTTCTTAAGAACTGCGAAGGGCCTTTTGTACGTATGAAAGAATTTCGCGATTTTTCGCGCAACTGCGCTGGATGCCGGGTTCGTTTTGACCAATGTATAGTCTCCGATGTCGTATGAATCGTAATTTTTTGTCATGTTCTACATCGTTGTCTATATCCGAGCAAGTGGATTGGAACCTCTCTCATGGTCTCTTAGGTTCAGCCTTTAAAAACAATTCCGTTGGGGTGAAACCGGTGCTGTTATGTTCGACTTGATTGCAGCACGTCTCAATGACGTCTATCCATTTGGCCCACGATACATGGGTGAAGGATGCCAGAGTGTGCCTTTTTCTTAACACCTTTAGGTCCACCCCGTGGAGTATCATCGTTCATAGAATTTCAATTCGGCTTGGAAATAAAAGAAGTATTAGAGAAATAAGTTGTATTGTTTAAGTGGGCAAATATGAAGATATTCTAACTGATGCTAGATTTAACTGATTTTAAAAGTTTTTGGATGGACATCGATAATTTTTAGACTCCCCCATATACTTTTAACATCATAGGATTATAACAGATGTCAAAACGAGTGCAAGAATATGCACGCTATGACCTTCAGACTATCTTGAAATGAGCTTGAAATGAGAAAGTCTTTAGTTGAATAAACACAGGCAAACGAACTCCGCCACTATTGTCAAGATTGTCGGATGAATGGAACATggttaaacaaattaaataatataatgttaatGCGATCGTTTTGATAAACAATAACACACAGGTCTGTGAATCCTGTGCCGAGGGAAATTCGTACCTGCGTTGTGCGTATTAACATAATTGGCTGCAGTGTGTAAAAAATACATCGTTACTCGAAAAAATGTTTACGTCTAGTACGGTTCGCATTGATTGCCTCTAACGTATTCTGCCTTTACAACCATAAACACGACATAGGGTTCttcacttttaaaaatattttttacgccATTTACATCCAGGTATCCTCCTGTTCTTACGAAATGCATCAATATAAGAAGTGTGCCAGAGTATGGAGGTGCACTTCTGTTGGTACTGTGAAAGCTTTATCATTTGATTTTATGTGTCTTACTTTTGTGCGAATGTATTGTTTTATTTTCGTTAGACTTATTGTTACTAAAAAAAACATTCGAATGTAATAATAGTGCTAAATGCACGTCATAAAAAAATCTCGTGCGATAGTGAAACGTATTATCAAGGTAGATGAAGTTGCTAAATATCATGAGCGCTGTGTGAATACAATTGGATCTGTATTTTGTGGTAAACGCAGATTGGTTGTTTATAGAAGTCAACAACCCACTGAAACTAAAATTCTGATACTGATGACAACGTAACGAAACGGGATTTTTATGTTGAAAAATTCCCAGGAAGTCTTcgtaaaattattctttaagaAAAGTTGTGCATTCACATAAATATTGCATCTTGTGTCAGGCGCGAAATCAACAATTGCGATACCACTAGATATACGCCTTCAAGCATTCACTCCAAGAGGAATTCATATACCGAAAGATTATCAGTGTTGACGCACTTACATACATAATTAAAAAGCGATTTTATTTAATATGCGAGTGAATGGCGAACTGTGCAGGTcctaattttgtttttattcaaattaaaaagcCGTGCCTCCGTTGCTACAATCCAAAGTACGTTTGGTTTAGCATGCGAACAGCAAGTATCGGAATATTTTCGTCAAGTGGTTGTTGCCTCTCAGAAAGAAGTTTAACTCAGCTGTTTTGGCATTTATGCAAAATCGATAGACAATCCAAGAAGTGAAACTGCAAGAAAAAATGCTGCAAGAAAACTGATACGGAATATTCAGCATTAGGTGTAGTATTTGATGGTCCGTATATCTGGCACAAAAAAAGTGGTAGTAATGAATGTCATTGAAAATCATATTATGGACAAAATACTGAAGACACTATTAGAAGATCAAAACGGAATAAGACTTTAAGCGACCGGTTGACTTTTGCCGATCGTGGCTTTCGAGATATCCTTGTAAGAAGAAGGATATAATGTCGTGATTTCGGCGTGTGAACATAATTCATTACAATTAACGATTCAGGAAACCAATGAATCACGATTCGTTACAAAAATAAAGTATATAGGTGGTCGAAGTATTGTATGGTGCCATTTTTCAAAAGTACCCATTACATTACGAAATGGACAACAAACTCCTATCCAGTTTAAAATCAGTATGACTGATAGCGTCTTTTTCATGCAATATATTTGGAAAAAGACTGGAAGCAAATCAATCATATGAAAACACGTCAAACTGAGGGTAATGCCCTTCACCAATTGATAGAAACTGAAATCGCAAAAAACCTTTCAACCAATGACTGCCACCTCCAGGATGCCCCAGAATTAATTGGCAAAGACCAACAGGATACTATTCACAGGTACGTATTAATTGTTACAAGCAGTATCCCATTTTGCGGAATTATTGAGTAATGAGTAACATGTTGAATATTATTTACAGACACGTCTCAGTTAGTGCAGGTTATCTTGCAAAACTGTTAAATAAAGAAAACTCTTTAAACGTGGAGTATTTGATAGAAAACAAAAACATTATTAGAATGAAGGCTTATATTAATCGAAAAGCGTATCAGTGTTACATGAAAAAATTCTATTAGTTACATGGCAATCACAAGATACATGCAATTGTGCGAATGGCAACAGAGCAGTAGGTTGCTGTTCCACTTAGCTGCAATTATTACCAATCGCACGAGTGGTTTAAGTTAAAAATAGTTAAAGCATccgaaatattaacaaatacatTCGACACAACACAAATAATACTAGTTATTGAGGAAAATAACGATGAAGATTAAATGAAGACTTCTTCATTatgtttttttaattcaacCGATATCCTTGCACACTTTTTATATTGGTGCATTTCATAAGAACAGGGCAATACCCCACTCACaaatgattatgtgattttcaatatttctgtgAAGTTCTCGGTGAAGCGATACGTGGTATGGGTGGAATATTCAGTTGCATTATTTGCACGATACTTGCTTGGTTAACGCTATGTTCCCGAGCGAGTTGTCTAGTGCTGATCTAAGGACTTACATTTACTGCAGCAAGGATGTTGATAGCATTTGCTTCATTTGTTACGCTTTTTACTTACATGGGTTTCTTATTTTCTACGCTACCTATTTCACCAAACATTTTCTATTGAAGTAGAAAGAGATGGTACATACCGTACAGACTCGGTGGTACATACAATGACTCCCAGAAATATTCTGACACCAGTGCACGGTTAGCTTTATGGTAGTTATTAAACAAGCAATTTCCGTTACTATTTCCAATAAGTCATTTATTAACGTTAACAAAGATATATACATAGATCCAAAAATTTACATGCATTATATAACTGCAATAAACAAATGGAAGCATACGACATTTTCAGCTcacaaaaatattcggacacttaataCGTTTCACGATTCCGTATTTCTCAGGAGTGTTTCGAAGAATGGTAAATAACTATGATATTAATAACTACGACATCAAGTCATAAAGCTAACCATACActggtgtccgaatatttttggGAGTCACTATACCTGTAGCTTGTTATAAACATGTTTATTTATGTTTAGAAAACATTTTCCATTGACGATATACGCGTGCTGTGAGCTTACGGctcaataaattaaatattcgcTGATCAAACGGAATAGAacctattttttaattcaaggtCATACATCATAGTGTATCACATCGTACTGGTCTTGACATTAGTTACAACCCTACGATGTTAATGCACCCTATGGTGCAAAACTTCAAAATACTTGGAAAGCGGCAACAGTTGTAAATATATAGTTACATCTTGATATTTGTCCCCTTAAACAGTACAacatttttttctatatttttttctaCCTTTAAGccaaattgagaaaattgggtGTTCTGTTTCTCATGAATTACTCGGTATGTCAGTTTTATTAGATAACGaacagtttgaataagttaggtaACATAATTGTGACAATAATGGTATTCCTAAAAAAATGTTTCACACATAAATATTTTCACTACATACACtactcaaaaaaattaagggaacaaaaaaattccttaaaattttaggtcattttcagaTTGCTGTATCTCCGTTGGTATTAATCACAGAAGAAttccagaatagtcattttgaagcttcaggcCTCTAGTTTTCGGCCTTTAGTCTCAAAAGTATTTTGCGCCCattttcattaacaaaatatgcaaaaaatcacgatgaaaaaataaaaaatttttttttcttttttgtacggTTTGCACTGACGCagataaatttttttgaataatGCCATTTATAGGGCGCTATTCTTTGTttcttcccctataatttgcatgtCCAGGAAgtcgatttcgacgtttggttacaaagttatgagct
The Megachile rotundata isolate GNS110a chromosome 5, iyMegRotu1, whole genome shotgun sequence DNA segment above includes these coding regions:
- the LOC105663206 gene encoding uncharacterized protein LOC105663206 yields the protein MSLAGLPDGSFTSAEIIEVLLTEFNRRKTRNAKEDVDHKEALHSRGVKQVPFKNTLFNRPKTAFYKHCEKQGHEIKNCWLKNEEEIELQSSSSSGTEHIEHHAADISFALEFLDELDPSNAKKRKGRIQVIIENPVAVLDNCKISDREAVRVIITTAEALNHDLDKLIINRSSIQRCRRYLRTERTIKLAFHVTRQSIFDVWIVN